A single genomic interval of Arthrobacter methylotrophus harbors:
- the glf gene encoding UDP-galactopyranose mutase, protein MTADLVIVGAGFFGLTIAEQAATELGLKVVVIDRRHHIGGNAYSETEGQTGIEVHRYGAHLFHTSNERVWDYVNRFTTFTNYVHKVYGVHKGEVYSLPINLATINQFFRANLTPGDARALILEQAGELAGTDPQNLNDKGIQLIGRPLYEAFIKHYTGKQWQTDPKDLPAGIISRLPVRYNYDNRYFNDKYEGLPTNGYTAWIEKMAEHPNIEVRLNTDFFDESHACSKNKVVGKIPVVYTGPVDRYFDFVAGDLSWRTIDFEEEVLEVADFQGTAVVNYNDDDVAFTRIIEPRHFHPEREYQTEKTVIMREFSRFAEKGDEPYYPVNTPDDREKLLKYRDLAALEENVLFGGRLGTYRYLDMHMAIGSALSMFDNKIRPHFESGMAMESGGVDA, encoded by the coding sequence GTGACCGCTGACCTCGTCATCGTCGGGGCGGGCTTTTTTGGCCTGACAATCGCAGAACAGGCAGCCACCGAGTTGGGCTTGAAGGTTGTTGTCATCGACCGCCGGCACCACATCGGTGGCAACGCTTATAGCGAAACGGAAGGGCAGACCGGGATCGAGGTGCACCGCTATGGTGCACACCTCTTTCATACCTCGAATGAGCGGGTGTGGGACTATGTCAACCGGTTCACGACTTTTACCAACTATGTTCACAAGGTGTATGGCGTCCATAAGGGCGAGGTCTACTCGCTGCCTATCAACCTCGCAACGATCAATCAGTTCTTCAGAGCCAATCTGACCCCCGGAGACGCACGGGCACTCATTCTGGAGCAGGCCGGCGAGCTTGCGGGAACCGATCCCCAGAACCTCAACGACAAGGGCATCCAGCTAATCGGCCGTCCGCTGTACGAGGCATTTATCAAGCACTACACGGGCAAGCAGTGGCAGACGGACCCCAAGGACCTGCCTGCCGGGATCATTTCGCGGCTTCCCGTCCGGTACAACTACGACAACCGTTACTTCAACGACAAGTACGAGGGGCTGCCCACCAACGGGTACACGGCGTGGATCGAGAAGATGGCCGAGCACCCGAACATCGAAGTGCGCCTGAACACGGACTTCTTTGACGAGTCGCATGCGTGTTCGAAAAACAAGGTTGTCGGCAAGATCCCCGTTGTCTACACCGGCCCGGTCGACCGCTACTTCGACTTCGTCGCCGGAGACCTGTCCTGGCGTACTATCGATTTCGAGGAAGAAGTCCTCGAGGTGGCTGACTTTCAGGGAACTGCGGTTGTCAACTACAACGACGACGACGTCGCGTTCACGCGCATCATCGAACCGCGCCATTTCCACCCCGAGCGTGAATACCAAACAGAGAAGACCGTCATCATGCGGGAATTCTCCCGATTCGCGGAAAAGGGCGACGAACCGTACTATCCGGTCAACACGCCGGATGACAGGGAGAAGTTGCTCAAGTACAGGGATCTCGCCGCTCTGGAAGAGAATGTACTTTTCGGGGGTCGATTGGGCACCTATAGATACCTTGACATGCACATGGCCATCGGGTCTGCCTTGTCCATGTTCGACAACAAGATCCGTCCGCACTTTGAAAGTGGTATGGCAATGGAAAGCGGAGGAGTGGACGCGTGA
- a CDS encoding glycosyltransferase, producing the protein MQVLQRVILPADDQLDTTALYVDAGPANGIRLRENDEFARNPKSTEEKLHFVSSGSEEVHFEDVLSRSSVRLRAGEQLSFGTYFNAFPASYWRRWTDLQSIRLVVRTTGHGTVTVYKSNARGTLQRVDGARVQGTAVTEFELSLKPFGDGGWYWFDLASSREELTLDAAEWQGTAPERASGRVTLEITTMNKPGFCLNNARILAENPEVLEHVQEILIVDQGTQKVAEQPGFADIKSVLGDKLRIIDQANLGGSGGFSRGMYEAVENGSDYALLLDDDVVIEPESIARLLVFSDHCRKPTIVGGHMFDLYSRSVLHTFGEVVDPYRFVPAMPHADMEMRHDFSVANLRQTPWLHRRVDVDYNGWWLCMIPTEIIREIGLSLPLFIKWDDAEYGLRAREAGFATVSLPGAAVWHVSWIDKDDLVGWQAYFHGRNRLITTLIYSPYKKGGRVIRESFQSDVKHLVSMQYFTEHSRLDALEDLFLGPEHLHRNIATKLGEINALKSDYPDAEMRENVDDFPAPALGRGPSGLKPIGLPNKKDLVKWGVTTVARQLVKKPAAESAERPQGFLAHRDNRWFRLAHYDSVVVSNADGTAASWYKRDPEKLRSMLAEAGRQHAKLYRHWEELSEQYRRALPEITSMEAWKKTFGLADEKGH; encoded by the coding sequence ATGCAGGTGTTGCAGCGGGTTATTCTGCCAGCTGATGACCAGCTAGACACGACGGCGTTGTACGTCGACGCCGGCCCGGCAAACGGTATCCGCCTGCGCGAGAACGACGAATTCGCAAGGAATCCGAAGTCGACCGAGGAGAAACTTCACTTCGTTAGTTCGGGCAGCGAAGAGGTCCATTTCGAAGACGTCCTCTCCCGGAGTTCCGTCAGGCTCCGCGCGGGAGAGCAGCTTTCCTTCGGAACGTACTTCAATGCCTTTCCTGCAAGCTATTGGCGGCGCTGGACGGATCTGCAATCGATCCGCCTCGTCGTCCGGACCACGGGCCACGGCACCGTCACTGTCTATAAGTCGAACGCGCGGGGTACCCTCCAACGCGTTGATGGCGCACGCGTCCAAGGCACTGCTGTCACCGAATTCGAGCTGTCCCTCAAACCCTTCGGGGACGGCGGGTGGTACTGGTTCGATCTCGCCTCTAGCCGTGAAGAACTGACGCTCGATGCAGCGGAATGGCAGGGAACAGCGCCCGAGCGCGCCTCCGGCAGGGTGACCCTGGAGATCACCACCATGAACAAGCCGGGCTTCTGCCTGAATAACGCCAGGATCCTCGCCGAAAATCCCGAGGTCCTGGAGCACGTCCAGGAAATCCTCATCGTTGACCAAGGAACCCAAAAGGTTGCCGAGCAGCCAGGCTTTGCGGACATAAAGTCAGTGCTCGGTGACAAACTGCGGATCATCGACCAGGCCAATCTCGGCGGCTCGGGCGGCTTCTCGCGCGGCATGTACGAAGCCGTGGAGAACGGCAGTGACTACGCACTCCTGTTGGATGATGACGTCGTCATCGAACCAGAGAGCATTGCGCGCCTGCTGGTTTTCTCGGATCACTGCCGCAAGCCGACCATCGTGGGTGGCCACATGTTCGATCTCTACAGCCGAAGCGTGCTTCACACCTTCGGTGAAGTGGTGGATCCATATCGATTCGTGCCCGCAATGCCCCACGCGGACATGGAGATGAGGCACGACTTCAGCGTCGCGAACCTTCGGCAGACGCCGTGGCTGCACCGACGGGTCGACGTCGACTACAACGGTTGGTGGCTGTGCATGATCCCGACTGAGATCATCCGTGAGATCGGGCTGTCCCTTCCGCTCTTTATCAAGTGGGACGACGCCGAGTACGGACTCCGAGCTCGTGAAGCCGGCTTTGCCACGGTTTCCCTCCCCGGCGCCGCCGTCTGGCATGTCTCCTGGATCGACAAGGACGACCTGGTTGGCTGGCAAGCCTATTTCCATGGCAGGAACCGCTTGATTACGACGCTCATCTACAGCCCCTATAAGAAGGGGGGACGGGTTATCCGGGAGTCGTTCCAATCGGACGTCAAGCACTTGGTTTCCATGCAGTACTTCACCGAACATTCGCGGCTCGATGCTTTGGAGGACCTCTTTCTCGGTCCCGAGCACCTGCATCGCAATATCGCCACAAAGCTCGGCGAGATCAATGCGCTCAAGTCCGACTACCCCGATGCAGAGATGCGCGAGAACGTGGATGACTTCCCGGCCCCGGCATTGGGACGTGGACCCTCCGGGCTCAAGCCCATTGGACTTCCGAACAAGAAGGACCTCGTCAAATGGGGGGTCACCACGGTTGCCCGACAATTGGTGAAGAAGCCGGCGGCGGAATCCGCGGAACGACCCCAGGGCTTCCTGGCCCATCGCGACAACAGATGGTTCCGCTTGGCGCACTATGACAGTGTCGTCGTCTCGAATGCCGACGGCACTGCGGCATCCTGGTACAAACGCGACCCTGAGAAGCTCAGGTCCATGCTCGCGGAAGCAGGAAGACAACACGCCAAACTTTACCGCCACTGGGAGGAACTCTCGGAGCAGTACCGTAGGGCACTGCCGGAGATCACTTCGATGGAGGCTTGGAAGAAGACATTTGGCTTGGCCGACGAGAAGGGTCACTAG
- a CDS encoding ABC transporter permease, with product MTQPVTELVQPGRGRGIIDVYKHKFLLQLLVRKEIKIRYRGSVLGLLWSYVKPLMQFLIYFVALGVFLDMQRGTPNYAIYLFAGIVLVNFFTESLGNATRSIVDNRDLIRKIYLPRELFPVSTIWVSAAHLLPQVVVLVGACLLSGWSPAIWQLLAVVGAFVLTAILATGLGLLFGAANVYFRDSENIVDMILMIVTWASPVLYVWPMVQRVMGPWFFLYQLNPVTVAVEIFHWAFWSPTLSAAQSGSISMPPDLLAVWFPAAFGVAALVLVIGQLVFMKLSVHFAQEL from the coding sequence ATGACACAGCCCGTGACCGAGTTGGTCCAACCGGGTCGTGGTCGCGGCATCATTGACGTCTATAAGCACAAGTTTTTGTTACAACTGCTGGTGCGCAAGGAAATCAAGATCCGCTACCGTGGCTCTGTTCTGGGACTCCTGTGGTCCTACGTTAAGCCGTTGATGCAGTTCTTGATCTACTTCGTGGCGCTCGGGGTGTTCCTCGACATGCAGCGGGGAACCCCCAACTACGCGATCTACCTGTTTGCAGGAATTGTGCTGGTCAATTTCTTCACGGAATCGCTAGGCAACGCCACGCGCTCCATCGTCGACAACAGGGACCTCATCCGGAAGATCTACCTACCCAGGGAGCTGTTCCCGGTCTCCACGATCTGGGTTTCTGCAGCCCACCTGCTTCCACAAGTAGTGGTCTTGGTCGGCGCTTGTTTATTGAGCGGTTGGAGTCCCGCAATTTGGCAACTTCTTGCTGTTGTTGGAGCCTTCGTCCTGACAGCGATTCTTGCCACCGGCCTCGGCTTGTTGTTTGGCGCTGCGAATGTGTACTTCCGGGATTCCGAGAACATCGTCGACATGATCCTCATGATCGTCACGTGGGCCTCGCCCGTCCTCTACGTGTGGCCGATGGTTCAGCGTGTCATGGGTCCCTGGTTCTTTTTGTACCAGCTGAATCCCGTGACTGTCGCCGTCGAAATCTTCCACTGGGCCTTTTGGTCACCGACGCTGAGCGCCGCGCAGTCGGGATCGATTTCCATGCCGCCGGACTTGCTCGCCGTCTGGTTCCCAGCTGCCTTTGGCGTGGCTGCACTCGTCCTCGTGATTGGACAGCTCGTCTTCATGAAGCTATCAGTACATTTTGCCCAGGAGCTTTGA
- a CDS encoding ABC transporter ATP-binding protein: MSVPTGVPDSVAITCRNLRKKFVLRHTRSMKEAIVWLLTGRKGDLSKKFDALKDVSLDVEQGETVALLGLNGSGKSTLLKLISGVLQPDEGTVHTRGRVAGLIEVGAGFHHDLSGRDNVYLNGAILGMSQNQIDKMFDSIVEFSEIGEFIDTEVKFYSSGMYLKLAFSIAVHTDPEVFLIDEILAVGDEPFQRKCILKINELADAGKTLFVVSHDLDLVASVCKRGVLLEHGQIIMDGEVHAVVKELRRRSAATE; the protein is encoded by the coding sequence ATGTCCGTACCCACGGGAGTCCCCGACAGCGTCGCCATTACCTGTCGGAACTTGCGGAAGAAGTTTGTGCTCCGCCATACCCGCAGCATGAAGGAAGCGATTGTATGGTTGCTGACCGGGCGCAAAGGGGATCTTTCCAAAAAGTTCGATGCGCTGAAAGACGTTTCGCTTGATGTCGAGCAGGGCGAAACCGTGGCATTGCTTGGACTAAACGGTTCAGGAAAATCAACCCTTTTGAAGCTCATTTCAGGCGTGCTTCAGCCAGATGAGGGTACCGTTCATACGCGGGGGAGGGTGGCCGGTCTCATTGAGGTCGGAGCGGGATTCCATCACGACCTCAGCGGCAGGGACAACGTGTACCTCAACGGCGCAATCCTGGGCATGAGCCAGAACCAGATCGATAAGATGTTCGATTCGATCGTCGAGTTCTCTGAAATCGGCGAGTTCATCGATACAGAGGTCAAGTTCTATTCCTCCGGTATGTACTTGAAGCTGGCCTTCTCGATTGCAGTCCACACCGACCCTGAGGTGTTCCTCATTGACGAAATCCTGGCAGTCGGGGACGAACCGTTCCAGCGCAAGTGCATCCTCAAAATCAATGAACTGGCGGACGCAGGAAAAACGCTCTTCGTGGTGAGCCACGACCTGGACCTGGTCGCTTCCGTGTGCAAAAGGGGAGTGCTCTTGGAACACGGTCAGATCATCATGGACGGCGAAGTGCACGCTGTGGTGAAGGAGCTTCGACGGCGATCGGCCGCCACAGAGTGA
- a CDS encoding DUF6541 family protein → MWWSVLPQLIGAVLLLLAPGFLVAWGLRYRGFDALALSPALSIGVIVIASTVSPFLHVRFNLLPVAVVAVVLGGIAWFVSRSRPRAGTVPGSGLWRSAAPFVAGLLAFVVIGARVMQAIGAPEHFSQTYDAVFHLNSVKYALDTGNASSLTIGDMTGGGFYPAGWNAVATLVASTFGLDVPTAVNLTSIILGAVFWPLGCLLAARWTIGRSAEVALAVGVACASLGAFPLLMMDFGVLYPNLLSISLLPSSIALAAAILRVSPDWVPRDLPAVLALLLSLAGLVVAHPTTFMAWLTWTAPMVGFLSWKTIKLRKRNLLRIWHPRFTVPLISYCVAFVILWAFLRPPPDASFWGPYHTAPQALGEAIVFSPLDLPAAWLVAPLALLGLWAAARQLRYRWLAAVFLIFTGLFVVVSGFPISRIRSILTGVWYNDSYRIAALLPLVAVLLAAVGVEWICHNPYIRQWFKRVLLRSDSRTLPSGLRTALQHGAALVLVALAVLLGQVGGVNKEVALASSKYALTPNSPLVSSDELHLIQRLPADIPQNAILLGNPYTGASLSYALGDRRSAQLHILSYVSPDLQEIYDRLGNVTGDPDVCRAVRGEHSYYVMDFGLTEVHGGNHTPAGLLHLDQNPGVKLVDSQGPAKLYKITACGDN, encoded by the coding sequence GTGTGGTGGTCTGTCCTCCCGCAATTGATCGGTGCTGTCCTTTTATTGCTTGCTCCCGGCTTCCTTGTAGCGTGGGGTTTGCGCTATCGGGGCTTCGACGCGCTGGCGCTCTCCCCTGCGCTGTCGATAGGCGTGATCGTCATCGCTTCGACGGTGAGCCCCTTCTTGCATGTGAGGTTCAACCTCCTTCCGGTCGCTGTCGTGGCCGTAGTGCTCGGCGGGATCGCGTGGTTCGTTTCCCGGTCCCGTCCGCGCGCCGGAACGGTGCCGGGGTCCGGACTTTGGCGGAGCGCGGCACCATTTGTTGCCGGGCTTCTTGCATTCGTAGTGATTGGCGCCAGGGTCATGCAGGCCATCGGCGCCCCGGAACATTTTTCCCAAACCTACGACGCCGTCTTTCACCTTAACTCCGTCAAATACGCCCTTGATACCGGGAACGCCTCGTCCCTGACGATCGGCGACATGACCGGTGGGGGTTTTTATCCTGCGGGCTGGAACGCGGTTGCAACGTTGGTCGCGTCCACCTTTGGGCTGGACGTACCCACCGCTGTAAACCTTACGAGCATCATCCTGGGTGCAGTGTTTTGGCCGCTGGGCTGCCTCTTGGCAGCTAGGTGGACCATAGGCCGGTCTGCCGAGGTTGCTCTTGCGGTGGGCGTAGCATGCGCTTCGCTTGGCGCATTCCCGCTCCTGATGATGGACTTCGGCGTCTTGTACCCCAATCTGCTGTCGATTAGCCTCCTGCCGAGTTCGATTGCCCTTGCCGCTGCAATTTTGCGGGTGTCCCCGGACTGGGTTCCGCGGGACCTTCCGGCGGTCCTCGCACTCTTGTTGAGCCTTGCGGGGCTGGTTGTTGCGCATCCCACCACCTTCATGGCGTGGCTGACGTGGACTGCCCCGATGGTGGGGTTCCTTTCATGGAAGACCATCAAGCTCCGGAAACGGAATTTGCTGCGGATTTGGCATCCCAGGTTCACGGTCCCCCTGATCAGCTATTGCGTGGCTTTCGTTATTCTTTGGGCCTTCCTCCGGCCGCCGCCGGACGCATCATTCTGGGGCCCCTACCATACGGCCCCGCAAGCCCTGGGCGAGGCGATTGTCTTCTCGCCCTTGGACTTGCCAGCCGCCTGGTTGGTGGCACCGCTTGCACTACTGGGCCTGTGGGCAGCCGCGCGGCAGCTTCGGTACAGGTGGCTCGCCGCGGTTTTCCTGATCTTCACTGGCCTCTTCGTCGTGGTTTCAGGGTTCCCGATTTCCAGAATACGGAGCATTCTGACCGGCGTTTGGTACAACGACAGCTACCGCATCGCGGCCCTGTTGCCTCTGGTCGCCGTCTTGCTTGCTGCCGTGGGGGTCGAGTGGATCTGCCACAACCCATACATACGGCAATGGTTCAAGCGGGTACTTCTTCGAAGCGACTCACGGACCCTCCCTTCCGGTCTCCGGACCGCCCTTCAACACGGCGCGGCCTTGGTCCTCGTCGCACTTGCCGTGCTCCTTGGGCAAGTGGGCGGAGTCAACAAGGAAGTTGCGCTAGCATCATCGAAATACGCTTTGACGCCGAACTCACCCTTGGTTTCGAGCGATGAACTGCATCTGATCCAGAGATTGCCGGCCGACATTCCCCAGAATGCGATCTTGCTCGGGAACCCGTATACCGGGGCTTCCCTTTCCTACGCCCTCGGCGACCGTCGCTCCGCCCAGCTCCACATTCTCAGCTACGTCTCGCCCGATCTCCAGGAAATCTACGATCGTTTGGGAAACGTCACCGGCGACCCGGATGTTTGCAGGGCGGTCCGTGGAGAGCACTCCTACTACGTCATGGACTTCGGCCTCACCGAAGTCCATGGCGGAAACCATACGCCAGCCGGCCTCCTGCACCTGGATCAAAACCCCGGAGTCAAGCTAGTAGACAGCCAGGGCCCTGCCAAGCTGTACAAAATCACGGCTTGCGGAGACAACTAG
- the rfbA gene encoding glucose-1-phosphate thymidylyltransferase RfbA has product MRGIILAGGTGSRLHPITHGISKQLVPVYDKPMIYYPLSTLILAGIRDVLVITTPHDAEQFQRLLGDGSQFGINISYVQQPSPDGLAQAFILGEQHIGNETVALVLGDNIFYGQGMGTQLRKHADIEGGAVFGYWVKDPKAYGVVEFNEAGKAISLEEKPSHPKSHYAVPGLYFYDNDVVDIAKNLTPSARGELEITDVNRKYLEAGKLHVEILPRGTAWLDTGTFDDLNDASNFIRTVENRQGLKIGAPEEIAWRQGFLSDDELRERAEPLIKSGYGAYLHGLLEG; this is encoded by the coding sequence ATGCGTGGAATCATTCTTGCCGGTGGCACCGGCTCTCGTCTGCACCCGATTACTCACGGCATCAGCAAGCAACTGGTCCCGGTATATGACAAGCCGATGATCTACTACCCGCTTTCCACTCTCATCCTGGCGGGCATCCGCGATGTCTTGGTGATCACCACCCCGCATGATGCCGAACAATTCCAACGGCTTCTCGGCGATGGTTCCCAATTCGGTATCAACATTTCCTATGTCCAGCAGCCTTCGCCCGACGGCCTTGCGCAAGCATTCATCCTGGGCGAGCAGCACATTGGAAACGAGACTGTGGCGCTTGTCCTCGGTGACAACATCTTCTACGGCCAAGGGATGGGCACGCAACTTCGGAAACATGCAGACATCGAGGGCGGCGCAGTCTTCGGCTATTGGGTAAAAGATCCCAAAGCGTATGGTGTGGTCGAATTCAATGAAGCCGGCAAGGCTATTTCCTTGGAAGAAAAACCCAGCCACCCCAAATCACACTATGCGGTTCCTGGGCTCTATTTCTACGACAACGACGTCGTTGATATCGCGAAGAACCTTACGCCGTCAGCTCGCGGCGAGCTGGAAATCACCGACGTCAACCGGAAGTACCTCGAGGCGGGGAAGCTCCACGTTGAGATCCTTCCACGAGGCACAGCCTGGCTCGATACCGGGACCTTTGACGACCTCAATGACGCCTCCAACTTCATCCGTACGGTGGAAAACCGCCAGGGCCTCAAGATCGGCGCTCCCGAGGAAATCGCTTGGCGCCAAGGTTTCCTTTCGGACGACGAACTGCGCGAGCGCGCCGAGCCGCTGATCAAGAGCGGCTACGGAGCGTATCTCCACGGCTTGCTCGAAGGTTAG
- a CDS encoding glycosyltransferase has product MQPDIEPPVLLTKVAAVVTAFRPTSQLIESVSSLRRQLATVVVVDDGGGPGFDQIFDAAADAGAMVLRLEKNSGIASALNAGIDLARTKAVEYIITVDQDSLLSAEYVRRLVDAADSAAAAGVTPGLVSPARIHGNPVKTAGSKSGVPLGREPIQSGLLIPVSTLDIIGNFWDGLFIDLVDTEYYFRALDAGLPTVLADAEFEHSLGSFVDANIWGRDIRYQNRALKVRIAASWRYYYIFRNRILVGRRYAKVHPVWIIGGLLLDLRHLLFVTVLAPGRSARLSSALRGLVDGVRGRSGKGHSS; this is encoded by the coding sequence TTGCAACCCGATATTGAACCGCCGGTGCTGCTGACAAAGGTTGCAGCTGTTGTCACAGCCTTTCGTCCTACCTCGCAATTGATCGAAAGCGTCTCGTCCCTGCGTCGGCAACTGGCCACCGTGGTGGTAGTAGATGATGGCGGAGGTCCGGGTTTCGACCAGATCTTCGACGCCGCCGCAGACGCCGGCGCCATGGTGCTGCGGCTCGAAAAGAATTCCGGAATCGCTTCAGCTTTGAACGCCGGCATCGACTTGGCGCGCACAAAAGCGGTGGAATACATCATCACGGTTGACCAAGATTCGCTCCTGAGCGCGGAATATGTCCGCCGCCTGGTAGACGCCGCTGACTCTGCAGCCGCCGCGGGTGTTACTCCCGGCCTCGTATCGCCCGCACGAATCCATGGCAATCCCGTCAAGACGGCCGGGTCAAAATCGGGAGTCCCGCTAGGACGGGAGCCCATTCAATCCGGATTGCTGATTCCAGTTTCCACCCTGGATATAATCGGCAACTTCTGGGACGGGCTGTTCATTGACCTGGTGGATACCGAATACTACTTCCGCGCGCTTGATGCTGGGCTGCCGACGGTCCTTGCAGATGCAGAATTCGAGCATTCGCTCGGATCCTTTGTCGATGCAAATATATGGGGCAGGGACATTAGATACCAGAATCGGGCATTGAAAGTACGCATTGCAGCTTCCTGGCGCTATTACTACATATTCCGAAACAGGATTCTCGTCGGCCGCCGATACGCGAAAGTTCACCCGGTATGGATTATCGGCGGCTTGTTGCTGGACCTGAGGCATCTCCTGTTCGTCACCGTCCTGGCACCGGGGCGCAGTGCACGGCTCAGCTCAGCGTTGAGAGGGCTTGTCGACGGCGTCCGCGGCCGCAGCGGAAAGGGCCACAGCAGCTAA
- a CDS encoding glycosyltransferase family 2 protein — protein MALDIFIPYWGDPDFMRQAVDSVLGQDSDDWLLTVVDDAYPGDEVRRYLEEINDPRIRYIRKETNQGITENFRTCVSLATQDALVVMGCDDVLLPNFVDVALRAYRDFPNAWIIQPGVEVINETGESTRPIVDLVKQHVVKPHGSKSRMLSGEKLAVSLLHGDWLYWPSLVFRRDKIHDFDFRDGLHVIQDLGLIIDMVLAGAELLIEPEVCFAYRRHTGSASASKLLDGSRFAGERGYFELAAELCMIKGWRKASRAANLRLTSRAHAFLLLPAAAQHGSPAAVRSLLRHTLGK, from the coding sequence ATGGCCCTGGACATCTTCATCCCGTATTGGGGGGATCCTGACTTCATGCGGCAGGCAGTCGACAGCGTACTCGGCCAGGATTCGGACGATTGGCTTCTGACTGTTGTGGACGACGCCTATCCAGGTGATGAGGTCCGCAGATATCTGGAAGAAATCAACGACCCCCGGATTCGCTATATCCGCAAAGAAACCAACCAAGGCATCACCGAGAACTTCCGCACTTGTGTGTCGCTGGCAACGCAAGACGCGCTTGTCGTCATGGGTTGCGACGACGTCCTTCTGCCGAACTTCGTAGACGTCGCCCTTCGCGCGTACCGGGATTTTCCGAACGCCTGGATCATCCAGCCTGGCGTGGAAGTGATCAATGAAACCGGGGAGTCCACCCGGCCGATCGTTGATCTCGTGAAGCAACACGTGGTCAAACCCCACGGATCCAAATCCAGGATGCTCAGTGGCGAGAAGCTTGCGGTAAGCCTCCTTCATGGCGACTGGCTCTACTGGCCGTCCTTGGTTTTCCGTCGAGACAAGATTCACGACTTCGATTTTCGCGATGGTCTTCACGTGATTCAGGATCTCGGCTTGATCATCGATATGGTCTTGGCTGGAGCAGAGCTCCTCATCGAACCAGAGGTATGCTTCGCGTACAGAAGACACACCGGTAGTGCCTCCGCCAGCAAATTGCTTGATGGGTCCCGGTTCGCTGGGGAGCGCGGATACTTCGAACTTGCCGCTGAGCTCTGCATGATCAAGGGTTGGCGAAAGGCATCCAGGGCCGCGAACTTGCGCCTCACCTCCCGGGCCCATGCCTTCCTCCTCCTGCCCGCTGCGGCGCAGCACGGCAGCCCCGCAGCCGTGCGCTCCCTCCTTCGGCATACTCTTGGAAAATAG
- a CDS encoding DUF2304 domain-containing protein: protein MGNLAAFLLALAIVGIVFEMLRRKKLREKYAALWLVVGIGTLVLAAFPRLLTIVAELVGVQLPSNLLFIISILLLLGVCLHLSWEISVVEDETRTLAEEVAIMRALLEQLQTAETAEDDTSTPSGPK from the coding sequence ATGGGAAATCTGGCTGCTTTCCTCCTCGCCTTGGCGATCGTGGGGATCGTTTTCGAAATGCTCCGGCGCAAGAAGCTCCGTGAGAAGTACGCCGCGCTTTGGCTCGTCGTCGGCATTGGAACCTTGGTCCTTGCGGCGTTCCCGCGCTTGCTGACCATCGTTGCCGAACTCGTTGGCGTGCAGCTGCCATCGAATCTGCTGTTCATCATCAGCATCCTGCTGCTGCTGGGAGTCTGTTTGCACCTCTCTTGGGAAATCTCCGTGGTCGAAGATGAAACCCGGACGTTGGCGGAAGAAGTTGCGATCATGCGCGCCCTCCTCGAGCAACTGCAGACCGCCGAAACCGCGGAGGACGACACTTCCACACCCTCCGGCCCGAAGTAA
- a CDS encoding glycosyltransferase family 2 protein: MEIHDSTRVLVIMPAWNEAESVGDTVREVLGVGGPYDVLVVNDGSTDDTAALAAEAGATVLNLPFNLGVGGAMRAGFKYAKRLGYRQVIQVDADGQHDPRNIGEVLAGLEHADISIGARFAEKGEYIVSGPRKWAMQFLAKVISGLAKTRLTDVTSGFRAANDRAISQYLDHYPAEYLGDTIDSLVVAIRSGCKVTQIPVAMRPRQGGTPSHNPAKAAVYLGRSTFALLFALTRKRSTIPSVSSSAQEAS; this comes from the coding sequence ACGGTGCGGGAAGTGCTGGGCGTCGGAGGTCCCTACGATGTGCTGGTCGTCAACGATGGATCCACGGACGACACCGCGGCGCTGGCCGCCGAAGCCGGAGCAACGGTGCTGAACCTCCCCTTCAACTTGGGCGTCGGAGGCGCCATGCGCGCTGGTTTCAAGTACGCCAAGCGGCTGGGCTATCGACAGGTGATCCAAGTAGACGCCGATGGCCAACATGACCCCCGGAATATCGGCGAAGTCCTCGCGGGGCTGGAGCATGCCGACATTTCAATTGGTGCCCGATTCGCAGAAAAGGGCGAGTACATAGTAAGCGGCCCTCGAAAATGGGCAATGCAATTTCTTGCAAAGGTGATCTCCGGCCTGGCAAAAACACGCCTTACGGATGTGACGTCCGGATTCCGGGCTGCCAACGATCGCGCCATCAGCCAGTATCTGGACCACTATCCCGCAGAGTACCTCGGCGACACTATCGACTCCCTCGTCGTAGCCATCCGTTCGGGATGCAAAGTGACGCAGATTCCCGTGGCGATGCGCCCTCGGCAGGGCGGAACCCCCAGCCACAACCCTGCGAAAGCCGCAGTTTATCTCGGCCGTTCCACCTTCGCGCTGCTCTTCGCACTGACCCGTAAGCGGTCCACCATTCCATCTGTATCATCGTCGGCCCAGGAGGCTTCCTGA